The following proteins come from a genomic window of Drosophila gunungcola strain Sukarami unplaced genomic scaffold, Dgunungcola_SK_2 000094F, whole genome shotgun sequence:
- the LOC128265105 gene encoding uncharacterized protein LOC128265105 has product MAAIRSYLEEDHREWDACLPEIEVALRNAVHSATGEAPFFTVFGRHMFLNGASYKLARKLKSLCDNEMSGMRTADKLQLIQDKVQKNLECAYDRSRRRYDKRARTFLAKPGQEVYRRNFAPSDFKKAFNAKIARKFLKARVVKTVGNNAYELEDLQGRSIGVYHAKDIRL; this is encoded by the coding sequence ATGGCGGCAATCCGAAGCTACTTAGAAGAAGATCATCGAGAATGGGACGCGTGTCTTCCGGAGATTGAGGTGGCCCTCCGCAACGCGGTCCATTCAGCAACTGGAGAAGCTCCGTTCTTCACCGTATTCGGACGACACATGTTCCTGAACGGAGCCAGCTACAAGTTGGCAAGGAAGTTGAAGTCTCTGTGTGATAACGAAATGTCTGGGATGAGAACAGCTGATAAACTCCAACTGATCCAGGACAAGGTGCAGAAGAACCTCGAATGTGCATACGATCGGAGTCGCCGGCGGTACGACAAAAGGGCTCGTACTTTCCTTGCGAAGCCAGGTCAGGAAGTGTATCGCCGCAACTTTGCCCCCAGCGATTTCAAAAAGGCCTTCAATGCAAAAATCGCTCGGAAGTTCCTGAAAGCTCGGGTGGTCAAGACAGTCGGCAATAATGCGTACGAGCTTGAAGATCTTCAAGGACGATCGATCGGAGTGTACCATGCCAAGGACATTAGGTTGTGA